One segment of Natronosalvus halobius DNA contains the following:
- the pstA gene encoding phosphate ABC transporter permease PstA, with the protein MGTRIDEREWVGRSSVLASVRGAAFEYTCLGAALFGIVTLLVLLAYVTVDAIELREADPAWFAIVGLTFVLPVTLFVRRIWGTPAADVAKTSVGGVLLAAGLGGFLIVAFTIVTPSVWAAYVLLAVAPVIVAARYGDRFERLDGTGPLVMATVVLGVIAATALLGPITTVLGMAKSWVLYLLTATVPVAGALLWWARARDDRAATVAAWLVVGATVGLGLLVEVGVLETAGAPIVFSLGFVVPATVVLGDGYRRGPAARIGLFAIPILLGGAVAAVAVSWSLGVPMPGSWIRPEFFQQGPSRTPENAGLYPPIVGSIFMLIVMIVAVFHLGVGAAVYLEEYAPDTWLIRLVRINLANLAGVPSVVYGLLGLAIIARRFGFGRGTVITAGLTVGLLVLPIVIISAQEAIRSVPHSVRQASYGMGASRWQTTREVVLPEAFPGILTGTILALGRAIGETAPLIMIGAATSVSSAPDSLFGTVTAMPLQLFSWRSYFDPDFRYGVVAAGVITLLVILLGMNAAAIILRNRLEKR; encoded by the coding sequence ATGGGAACCCGCATCGACGAACGCGAGTGGGTCGGCCGCTCGAGCGTCCTGGCGAGCGTCCGCGGCGCCGCGTTCGAGTACACCTGCCTCGGCGCCGCGCTGTTCGGCATCGTCACGCTCCTCGTGTTACTCGCGTACGTGACCGTCGACGCAATCGAGTTGCGCGAGGCCGACCCCGCCTGGTTCGCCATCGTCGGACTGACGTTCGTTCTCCCCGTCACACTGTTCGTTCGGCGAATCTGGGGAACCCCAGCGGCCGACGTCGCGAAGACGAGCGTCGGCGGGGTGTTGCTCGCGGCGGGCCTCGGCGGATTCCTGATCGTCGCGTTTACGATCGTTACCCCCTCCGTGTGGGCAGCGTACGTTTTGCTGGCGGTCGCGCCCGTCATCGTGGCAGCGCGGTACGGCGATCGCTTCGAGCGACTCGACGGCACCGGCCCGCTCGTGATGGCGACAGTCGTGCTGGGCGTGATCGCCGCAACCGCCCTGCTGGGCCCGATCACCACCGTCCTCGGGATGGCGAAGTCGTGGGTGCTGTACCTGCTCACGGCGACCGTCCCCGTCGCCGGCGCGCTCTTGTGGTGGGCGAGGGCTCGAGACGACCGGGCGGCCACCGTCGCTGCCTGGTTGGTCGTCGGGGCGACCGTTGGACTCGGCCTCCTCGTGGAGGTCGGGGTGCTCGAGACCGCCGGCGCACCGATCGTCTTCTCGCTCGGGTTCGTCGTGCCGGCAACCGTCGTCCTCGGAGACGGCTACCGTCGTGGCCCCGCCGCCAGGATCGGTCTCTTCGCGATCCCAATTCTCCTGGGCGGCGCGGTTGCGGCCGTCGCCGTCTCCTGGTCGCTTGGCGTTCCGATGCCTGGTTCCTGGATTCGACCGGAGTTCTTCCAGCAAGGGCCCTCCCGAACTCCGGAAAACGCCGGCCTCTACCCCCCGATCGTCGGTTCGATATTCATGCTGATCGTGATGATCGTCGCCGTGTTCCACCTCGGCGTCGGTGCGGCGGTCTACTTAGAGGAGTACGCACCGGACACCTGGCTCATCCGCCTCGTTCGAATCAATCTGGCCAACCTGGCGGGCGTACCCTCGGTCGTCTACGGACTGCTCGGCCTGGCGATCATCGCCCGCCGATTCGGGTTCGGCCGAGGAACGGTCATCACGGCGGGCCTGACGGTCGGGTTGCTCGTCTTGCCGATCGTCATCATCTCGGCCCAGGAGGCCATCCGCTCGGTACCGCACTCGGTTCGGCAGGCATCCTACGGGATGGGCGCGAGCCGCTGGCAGACGACACGGGAGGTCGTCCTCCCGGAGGCGTTCCCTGGCATCCTGACTGGAACCATCCTCGCGCTGGGACGGGCCATCGGTGAGACGGCGCCGCTCATCATGATCGGGGCCGCGACGTCGGTCTCGAGCGCGCCTGACTCGCTGTTCGGGACCGTCACCGCGATGCCGCTTCAGCTCTTCTCCTGGAGGAGTTACTTCGACCCGGACTTCCGCTACGGCGTCGTGGCGGCGGGCGTCATCACGCTCCTCGTCATCCTGTTGGGGATGAACGCGGCCGCGATCATCCTGAGAAATCGCCTCGAGAAACGGTGA
- a CDS encoding PstS family phosphate ABC transporter substrate-binding protein yields MSRDASGTPSTGLGRRELLAATGVAATAGLAGCTDVLAEEGRQVPIAGSSTVFPVTEAVAAAYFEERPNVNVSISQTGTGGGFSNFFCPGMTAINNASREVADIEREQCSENGIEPIEFTIATDALTVVVNPGADWVDCLTVEELREIWRTDGAQRWSDVRDDWPDEEFELYGADTTSGTFDYFVETIIGEDANHRSDYHGTEKDRTIVQGVRGSEHAIGYFGFAFYAENPNQIKAVGIDSGDGCIEPSIETAMNGEYTPLSRPLFIYASDQALADPEVQDFLRFYIEQSATDLIAEVGYVPVTEDVRDENLEKLEAAIDEVTA; encoded by the coding sequence ATGTCGAGAGACGCCTCTGGCACCCCGTCGACCGGTCTCGGGAGACGGGAACTGCTCGCCGCGACGGGGGTCGCGGCGACCGCCGGGTTGGCTGGCTGTACCGACGTACTGGCCGAAGAGGGGAGACAGGTACCGATCGCCGGAAGCAGCACGGTCTTTCCCGTGACCGAAGCCGTCGCCGCGGCGTACTTCGAGGAACGACCGAACGTCAACGTCTCCATCAGTCAGACGGGGACCGGCGGCGGCTTCTCGAACTTCTTCTGTCCGGGAATGACCGCGATCAACAACGCGAGTCGCGAGGTCGCGGACATCGAACGCGAACAGTGTAGCGAGAACGGAATTGAGCCGATCGAGTTTACCATCGCGACGGACGCGCTGACGGTCGTCGTCAACCCTGGCGCCGACTGGGTCGACTGTCTCACCGTCGAGGAACTCCGGGAGATCTGGCGCACTGACGGCGCTCAGCGCTGGAGCGACGTGCGTGACGACTGGCCCGACGAGGAGTTCGAACTGTACGGGGCTGATACCACCTCCGGAACGTTCGATTACTTCGTCGAGACGATCATCGGCGAGGACGCCAATCACCGGAGCGACTATCACGGAACCGAGAAGGACCGGACGATCGTCCAGGGCGTTCGTGGCTCCGAACACGCCATCGGCTACTTCGGATTTGCCTTCTACGCCGAGAACCCAAACCAGATCAAAGCGGTCGGTATCGACAGCGGCGATGGCTGTATCGAGCCGTCGATCGAGACGGCCATGAACGGCGAGTATACCCCGTTGTCGCGCCCGCTGTTCATCTACGCGTCCGACCAGGCGCTCGCCGATCCCGAAGTGCAAGACTTCCTGCGCTTTTACATCGAGCAGTCGGCGACCGACCTCATCGCGGAGGTCGGCTACGTTCCCGTCACCGAGGACGTCCGCGACGAGAACCTCGAGAAACTCGAGGCGGCCATCGACGAGGTGACCGCATGA